The following proteins are encoded in a genomic region of Brachypodium distachyon strain Bd21 chromosome 1, Brachypodium_distachyon_v3.0, whole genome shotgun sequence:
- the LOC100823295 gene encoding protein LURP-one-related 15, producing the protein MAAAAAASGAPPAPLPVVGQQFCAPYVVPLTVTKKAISLSDGDFAITDANGAVVLKVKGAIFSIRNRRVLLDAAGQPLLSMQEKVFSMHNRWEVFRGDSTNASDLLFTVKKSSMIQLKTEMDVFLAGNTAQQVCDFKIKGSYFDRSCAFYLGNSSTMVAQMNRKFTVSNVLLGKDTFGVTVFPHVDYVFIATLVVILDEVHRDKND; encoded by the exons atggcggcggcggcggcggccagcggagccccaccggcgccgctgccggtggTGGGGCAGCAGTTCTGCGCGCCGTACGTGGTGCCTCTGACGGTGACCAAGAAGGCCATCAGCCTCTCCGACGGCGACTTCGCCATCACCGACGCCAACGGCGCCGTCGTGCTCAAGGTCAAGGGCGCCATCTTCAGCATCCGGAACCGCCGCGTGCTCCTCGACGCTGCCGGCCAGCCCCTACTCTCCATGCAAGAGAAG GTATTCAGTATGCACAACAGATGGGAAGTGTTCAGAGGGGACAGCACAAATGCAAGCGATCTGCTCTTCACTGTGAAGAAATCCTCAATGATACAACTCAAGACAGAGATGGATGTCTTCTTGGCCGGAAACACCGCACAGCAGGTCTGCGATTTCAAGATCAAGGGCAGCTACTTCGACAGGTCCTGCGCCTTCTATTTGGGCAACTCCAGTACCATGGTAGCTCAA ATGAACCGTAAGTTCACTGTTTCAAATGTACTGCTTGGGAAGGACACATTTGGTGTCACCGTGTTCCCACATGTCGACTACGTGTTCATCGCGACTCTTGTTGTGATCTTGGATGAGGTTCACAGGGACAAAAACGATTGA
- the LOC104581684 gene encoding uncharacterized protein LOC104581684, giving the protein MSSGKQEGGTRMPLSSKAMSFKDQSGGAVANNGSFRVYYSLGAAGAVPFVWETKPGTPKSTVVPAARAAGYDKPPMTTMISPPPSYQSRARKGCATTTRRAAGTSSSYWPSRWLPGWMARWLGVRSRLWPSSMADGDRWLAPVDSGEDEDVHGRRPRRRAVLMCF; this is encoded by the coding sequence ATGAGCTCGGGCAAGCAGGAAGGCGGGACTAGGATGCCGCTGAGCTCGAAGGCCATGTCGTTCAAAGATCAGTCCGGGGGCGCCGTGGCCAACAACGGCTCCTTCAGGGTGTACTACagcctcggcgccgccggggccgtGCCGTTCGTCTGGGAGACCAAGCCCGGCACGCCCAAGAGCACCGTTGTCCCggccgcccgtgccgccggcTACGATAAGCCgccgatgacgacgatgatctcgccgccgccgtcgtacCAGTCCAGAGCAAGGAAGGGGTGTGCTACTACCACGAGGAGGGCggccgggacgtcttcctcgtATTGGCCTTCAAGGTGGCTGCCGGGGTGGATGGCGAGATGGCTCGGCGTCAGGAGCCGGCTGTGGCCGTCGTCCATGGCCGACGGAGACCGCTGGCTCGCGCCGGTCGACAGCGGCGAGGATGAAGATGTCCACGGGCGAAGGCCGCGTCGGCGTGCGGTGCTCATGTGCTTCTGA
- the LOC100832723 gene encoding uncharacterized protein LOC100832723, giving the protein MRRGTAAAAAANGKKRRSRKAAPPAAAAAAVAGDGKDGPDKAAAAGGGGFFCCYLLRSLCPRRKGHTYIGFTVNPRRRIRQHNGELRCGAWRTKRGRPWEMVFCIHGFPSNVAALQFEWAWQHPTESLAVRKAAAGFKSLGGVGNKVKLAYTMLNLPSWENLNLTVNFFTSTNTKFTAGCPALPSHMSTVVCPMEDLPCYDEGSSEEDKELPENQDIDDAPVGDSSSGHGLRPVELETTLDACESNSPMEWKGVCGAEEIVGSRISESSEPQPVEEEIRIAGCDIEYHPIDDFGYMEWRGMHETSELHKSGTSPQCSWRSRRDDLIERSVDCVSAQASLVLKSGSDDGIHFFHDIDVVDLVTPVSRLARECSKVASICPKIIDLTNSPIVIEL; this is encoded by the exons ATGAGAaggggaacggcggcggccgcggcggccaacGGCAAGAAGAGGAGGTCACGCAAGGCCGCCcctcctgcagcagcggcggcggccgtggccggCGACGGTAAAGATGGACCTGAcaaagccgccgccgccggcgggggcgggtTCTTCTGCTGCTACCTCCTCCGGTCCCTCTGCCCGCGCCGCAAGGGCCACACCTACATCGG GTTCACGGTGAacccgcggcggcggatccggcAGCACAACGGCGAGCTCCGCTGCGGTGCGTGGCGGACCAAGCGCGGCCGCCCCTGGGAAATGGTGTTCTGCATCCACGGCTTCCCCTCCAACGTGGCCGCCCTCCAG TTCGAATGGGCATGGCAGCACCCGACGGAGTCGCTCGCCGTCCGCAAGGCCGCAGCCGGCTTCAAGTCGCTTGGCGGCGTCGGCAACAAGGTCAAGCTCGCCTACACCATGCTCAACCTCCCCTCATGGGAGAA CTTGAATCTCACGGTGAACTTCTTCACCTCCACGAACACCAAGTTCACTGCCGGCTGCCCAGCGCTGCCGAGCCACATGTCGACTGTTGTCTGCCCCATGGAGGATCTCCCGTGCTACGACGAGGGTTCCTCCGAGGAAGACAAGGAGCTTCCGGAGAATCAAGACATCGATGATGCTCCTGTTGGTGACAGTTCTTCTGGTCATGGTTTGCGGCCAGTGGAACTAGAAACCACACTTGATGCCTGTGAATCAAACTCGCCAATGGAATGGAAAGGAGTTTGTGGAGCAGAAGAAATTGTCGGATCAAGAATTTCAGAATCCTCTGAACCGCAACCAGTGGAAGAAGAAATCAGAATTGCAGGCTGTGATATTGAATACCACCCCATTGATGACTTCGGTTATATGGAATGGAGGGGGATGCACGAGACGTCAGAATTGCATAAATCTGGAACATCACCTCAATGTTCCTGGAGATCACGCCGCGATGATCTTATAGAAAGATCAGTAGATTGTGTGTCAGCACAAGCGTCCCTTGTGCTGAAGTCGGGTTCAGATGATGGTATCCATTTCTTCCATGACATTGATGTGGTAGACTTGGTTACACCAGTGAGCCGGTTAGCTAGAGAATGCAGCAAAGTTGCCAGCATTTGCCCCAAGATCATTGATCTCACAAACTCCCCGATTGTTATTGAgttgtaa
- the LOC100823604 gene encoding 40S ribosomal protein S12, which translates to MAEDAPAAVVPAPVEAPTPVLGEPMDLMTALQLVMKKSSAHDGLVKGLREAAKAIEKHAAHLCVLAEDCDQPDYVKLVKALCSEHNVHLVTVPSAKTLGEWAGLCKIDSEGKARKVVGCSCVVVKDYGEESEGLNIVQEYVKSH; encoded by the exons ATGGC TGAGGATGCCCCAGCTGCAGTAGTGCCTGCCCCTGTGGAGGCGCCTACCCCTGTTCTGGGAGAGCCAATGGACTTGATGACTGCTCTGCAGCTTGTGATGAAGAAGTCGAGTGCTCATGATGGGCTTGTGAAGGGTCTCCGTGAGGCTGCCAAGGCCATTGAGAAGCATGCCGCTCATCTATGTGTGCTGGCTGAGGATTGTGACCAGCCTGATTACGTGAAGTTGGTTAAGGCACTATGCTCTGAACACAATGTTCACCTTGTTACAGTGCCTAGTGCTAAAACTCTTGGCGAGTGGGCAGGG CTTTGCAAGATTGACTCTGAGGGCAAGGCAAGGAAGGTTGTAGGCTGCTCTTGCGTTGTTGTCAAG GACTATGGTGAAGAATCCGAGGGCCTTAACATCGTGCAGGAGTATGTCAAATCGCACTAG